One segment of Neoarius graeffei isolate fNeoGra1 chromosome 20, fNeoGra1.pri, whole genome shotgun sequence DNA contains the following:
- the tnpo2a gene encoding transportin-2 isoform X2 — MEWQPDEQGLQQVLQLLKDSQSPNTATQRAVQQKLEQLNQFPDFNNYLIFVLTRLKSEDEPTRSLSGLILKNNVKAHYQNFPPTVADFIKQECLGNIGDPSPLIRATIGILITTIASKGELQTWPELLPQLCNLLNSEDYNTCEGSFGALQKICEDSSELLDSDALNRPLNIMIPKFLQFFKHCSPKIRSHAVACVNQFIIGRAQALMDNIDPFIESLFALAADEDSEVRKNVCRALVMLLEVRIDRLIPHMHSIVQYMLQRTQDPDENVALEACEFWLTLAEQPICKEVLSGHLVQLIPILVNGMKYSEIDIILLKGDVEEDEAIPDSEQDIKPRFHKSRTVTLQHEGGEGEEGEDIDDDDDDDDDTLSDWNLRKCSAAALDVLANVFRDELLPHLLPLLKDLLFHPDWVIKESGILVLGAIAEGCVQGMVPYLPELIPHLIQCLCDKKALVRSIACWTLSRYAHWVVSQPPDAYLKPLMTELLKRILDGNKRVQEAACSAFATLEEEACTELVPYLGFILDTLVFAFGKYQHKNLLILYDAIGTLADSVGHHLNQPEYIQKLMPPLIQKWNELKDEDKDLFPLLECLSSVATALQSGFLPYCEPVYQRCVTLVQKTLAQAMMYNQHPEQYEAPDKDFMIVALDLLSGLAEGLGGHVERLVARSNIMTLLFQCMQDTMPEVRQSSFALLGDLTKACFLHVKPCISEFMPILGLNLNPEFISVCNNATWAIGEISIQMGAEMEPYVGLVLNNLVEIINRPNTPKTLLENTAITIGRLGYVCPQEVAPMLPQFIRPWCQSLRNIRDNEEKDSAFRGICLMIGVNPGGVVQDFIFFCDAVASWVNPKEDLRDMFYKILHGFKDQVGEENWQQFCEQFPPQLKERLSACYGV; from the exons aTGGAGTGGCAGCCGGATGAACAAGGACTCCAGCAGGTCCTTCAGCTTCTGAAAGACTCTCAGTCGCCAAACACAGCCACCCAGAGAGCTGTGCAGCAA AAACTAGAACAGCTGAACCAGTTTCCAGACTTCAACAACTATCTCATCTTCGTCTTGACACGACTGAAATCTGAGG ATGAGCCGACACGTTCACTAAGTGGTCTGATTCTGAAGAACAATGTAAAGGCTCACTACCAGAACTTCCCTCCAACAGTGGCAGACTTCATCAAGCAGGAATGTCTGGGCAACATTGGGGACCCCTCTCCCCTCATTCGTGCCACAATTG GTATCCTGATCACGACCATCGCCTCTAAAGGGGAGCTGCAGACGTGGCCCGAGCTGCTGCCTCAGCTCTGCAACCTGCTCAACTCGGAAGATTACAacacctgtgag GGATCATTTGGTGCCCTACAGAAGATATGTGAAGACTCGTCCGAGCTGCTGGACAGTGATGCATTGAACCGGCCTCTAAACATCATGATCCCTAAATTCCTGCAGTTCTTCAAGCACTGTAGTCCCAAGATTAG ATCTCATGCTGTTGCTTGTGTGAACCAGTTTATCATTGGTCGAGCTCAAGCTCTGATGGACAATATTGACCCCTTTATTGAG AGTCTGTTTGCACTGGCTGCAGATGAAGACTCTGAGGTCAGGAAGAACGTTTGTCGAGCACTGGTCATGCTGCTTGAGGTCCGAATCGACCGTCTTATCCCACATATGCATAGCATTGTTCAG TACATGCTACAGCGCACACAGGACCCAGATGAGAATGTGGCTCTGGAGGCTTGTGAGTTTTGGCTCACTCTGGCTGAGCAACCCATCTGTAAAGAAGTTCTGTCTGGACATCTGGTTCA ACTGATTCCTATCCTGGTAAATGGAATGAAATACTCAGAAATCGACATAATCCTGCTGAAG GGCGATGTGGAGGAGGACGAGGCTATTCCGGACAGTGAGCAAGACATTAAGCCACGTTTCCACAAGTCTCGCACAGTCACGCTGCAGCACGAGGGAGGCGAAGGAGAGGAGGGGGAGGACATTGACGACGATGATGACGATGAcgatgacacactgtctgactggAATCTAC GTAAATGCTCAGCTGCAGCACTGGACGTTTTGGCGAATGTGTTCCGGGATGAATTGCTACCCCACCTGCTCCCTCTGCTGAAGGATTTGCTGTTTCACCCTGACTGGGTGATCAAGGAATCTGGCATCCTGGTCCTGGGGGCCATCGCTGAGG GGTGTGTGCAGGGAATGGTTCCCTACCTGCCAGAATTGATTCCTCACCTAATTCAGTGTCTGTGTGATAAGAAAGCCCTGGTGCGCTCCATCGCCTGCTGGACGCTGAGCCGCTATGCTCACTGGGTGGTGAGCCAGCCACCTGATGCCTACCTCAAACCGCTCATGACAGAGCTGCTCAAACGCATTCTTGATGGCAATAAGAGGGTGCAGGAGGCTGCCTGCAG TGCGTTTGCGACTCTGGAGGAGGAGGCTTGCACAGAGCTTGTTCCCTATCTCGGCTTTATTCTGGACACACTGGTCTTTGCTTTTGGGAAATACCAGCACAAAAACCTGCTCATCTTGTATGATGCCATTGGGACACTGGCGGACTCTGTGGGCCATCATCTCAACCAGCCT GAATATATCCAGAAACTGATGCCCCCCCTCATCCAGAAATGGAATGAGCTGAAGGATGAGGACAAGGATCTGTTCCCTTTGTTAGAG TGTCTCTCATCTGTGGCCACGGCTCTGCAGAGTGGCTTCCTGCCCTACTGTGAACCAGTGTATCAGCGCTGCGTCACCCTGGTGCAGAAGACCCTCGCTCAGGCAATG ATGTATAACCAGCACCCAGAGCAGTATGAGGCTCCTGATAAGGACTTCATGATCGTGGCTCTGGATCTCCTGAGCGGCCTGGCCGAGGGCCTCGGAGGCCACGTTGAGAGACTGGTGGCACGCAGCAACATCATGACCCTCCTTTTCCAGTGCATGCAG GACACTATGCCGGAGGTGAGGCAGAGCTCGTTTGCTCTGTTGGGAGACCTGACCAAGGCCTGCTTCCTTCATGTTAAACCCTGCATCT CTGAGTTCATGCCAATTCTGGGGCTAAACCTGAACCCAGAGTTCATTTCTGTGTGTAATAACGCCACCTGGGCCATCGGTGAGATCTCCATACAGATGG GTGCAGAGATGGAGCCATATGTGGGGCTGGTGCTTAACAACCTGGTGGAGATTATAAATAGACCCAATACCCCCAAGACTCTGCTGGAGAACACAG CCATTACGATTGGTCGGCTGGGATACGTTTGTCCTCAGGAGGTGGCACCCATGCTGCCTCAGTTCATACGACCTTG GTGTCAGTCGCTCAGAAACATCAGGGACAACGAGGAGAAAGATTCAGCCTTCAGAGGCATCTGCTTAATGATTGGGGTAAATCCTGGAGGTGTGGTGCAG GACTTCATTTTCTTTTGCGATGCTGTGGCATCTTGGGTGAACCCAAAAGAAGACCTGAGAGACATGTTCTATAAG ATTTTGCATGGCTTTAAGGACCAGGTTGGAGAGGAAAACTGGCAGCAGTTCTGTGAGCAGTTCCCCCCACAGCTGAAGGAGCGGCTGTCGGCCTGCTACGGCGTTTAG
- the tnpo2a gene encoding transportin-2 isoform X3, translated as MEWQPDEQGLQQVLQLLKDSQSPNTATQRAVQQKLEQLNQFPDFNNYLIFVLTRLKSEDEPTRSLSGLILKNNVKAHYQNFPPTVADFIKQECLGNIGDPSPLIRATIGILITTIASKGELQTWPELLPQLCNLLNSEDYNTCEGSFGALQKICEDSSELLDSDALNRPLNIMIPKFLQFFKHCSPKIRSHAVACVNQFIIGRAQALMDNIDPFIESLFALAADEDSEVRKNVCRALVMLLEVRIDRLIPHMHSIVQYMLQRTQDPDENVALEACEFWLTLAEQPICKEVLSGHLVQLIPILVNGMKYSEIDIILLKGDVEEDEAIPDSEQDIKPRFHKSRTVTLQHEGGEGEEGEDIDDDDDDDDDTLSDWNLRKCSAAALDVLANVFRDELLPHLLPLLKDLLFHPDWVIKESGILVLGAIAEGCVQGMVPYLPELIPHLIQCLCDKKALVRSIACWTLSRYAHWVVSQPPDAYLKPLMTELLKRILDGNKRVQEAACSAFATLEEEACTELVPYLGFILDTLVFAFGKYQHKNLLILYDAIGTLADSVGHHLNQPEYIQKLMPPLIQKWNELKDEDKDLFPLLECLSSVATALQSGFLPYCEPVYQRCVTLVQKTLAQAMMYNQHPEQYEAPDKDFMIVALDLLSGLAEGLGGHVERLVARSNIMTLLFQCMQDTMPEVRQSSFALLGDLTKACFLHVKPCISEFMPILGLNLNPEFISVCNNATWAIGEISIQMGCRQASDSVWCLYRLR; from the exons aTGGAGTGGCAGCCGGATGAACAAGGACTCCAGCAGGTCCTTCAGCTTCTGAAAGACTCTCAGTCGCCAAACACAGCCACCCAGAGAGCTGTGCAGCAA AAACTAGAACAGCTGAACCAGTTTCCAGACTTCAACAACTATCTCATCTTCGTCTTGACACGACTGAAATCTGAGG ATGAGCCGACACGTTCACTAAGTGGTCTGATTCTGAAGAACAATGTAAAGGCTCACTACCAGAACTTCCCTCCAACAGTGGCAGACTTCATCAAGCAGGAATGTCTGGGCAACATTGGGGACCCCTCTCCCCTCATTCGTGCCACAATTG GTATCCTGATCACGACCATCGCCTCTAAAGGGGAGCTGCAGACGTGGCCCGAGCTGCTGCCTCAGCTCTGCAACCTGCTCAACTCGGAAGATTACAacacctgtgag GGATCATTTGGTGCCCTACAGAAGATATGTGAAGACTCGTCCGAGCTGCTGGACAGTGATGCATTGAACCGGCCTCTAAACATCATGATCCCTAAATTCCTGCAGTTCTTCAAGCACTGTAGTCCCAAGATTAG ATCTCATGCTGTTGCTTGTGTGAACCAGTTTATCATTGGTCGAGCTCAAGCTCTGATGGACAATATTGACCCCTTTATTGAG AGTCTGTTTGCACTGGCTGCAGATGAAGACTCTGAGGTCAGGAAGAACGTTTGTCGAGCACTGGTCATGCTGCTTGAGGTCCGAATCGACCGTCTTATCCCACATATGCATAGCATTGTTCAG TACATGCTACAGCGCACACAGGACCCAGATGAGAATGTGGCTCTGGAGGCTTGTGAGTTTTGGCTCACTCTGGCTGAGCAACCCATCTGTAAAGAAGTTCTGTCTGGACATCTGGTTCA ACTGATTCCTATCCTGGTAAATGGAATGAAATACTCAGAAATCGACATAATCCTGCTGAAG GGCGATGTGGAGGAGGACGAGGCTATTCCGGACAGTGAGCAAGACATTAAGCCACGTTTCCACAAGTCTCGCACAGTCACGCTGCAGCACGAGGGAGGCGAAGGAGAGGAGGGGGAGGACATTGACGACGATGATGACGATGAcgatgacacactgtctgactggAATCTAC GTAAATGCTCAGCTGCAGCACTGGACGTTTTGGCGAATGTGTTCCGGGATGAATTGCTACCCCACCTGCTCCCTCTGCTGAAGGATTTGCTGTTTCACCCTGACTGGGTGATCAAGGAATCTGGCATCCTGGTCCTGGGGGCCATCGCTGAGG GGTGTGTGCAGGGAATGGTTCCCTACCTGCCAGAATTGATTCCTCACCTAATTCAGTGTCTGTGTGATAAGAAAGCCCTGGTGCGCTCCATCGCCTGCTGGACGCTGAGCCGCTATGCTCACTGGGTGGTGAGCCAGCCACCTGATGCCTACCTCAAACCGCTCATGACAGAGCTGCTCAAACGCATTCTTGATGGCAATAAGAGGGTGCAGGAGGCTGCCTGCAG TGCGTTTGCGACTCTGGAGGAGGAGGCTTGCACAGAGCTTGTTCCCTATCTCGGCTTTATTCTGGACACACTGGTCTTTGCTTTTGGGAAATACCAGCACAAAAACCTGCTCATCTTGTATGATGCCATTGGGACACTGGCGGACTCTGTGGGCCATCATCTCAACCAGCCT GAATATATCCAGAAACTGATGCCCCCCCTCATCCAGAAATGGAATGAGCTGAAGGATGAGGACAAGGATCTGTTCCCTTTGTTAGAG TGTCTCTCATCTGTGGCCACGGCTCTGCAGAGTGGCTTCCTGCCCTACTGTGAACCAGTGTATCAGCGCTGCGTCACCCTGGTGCAGAAGACCCTCGCTCAGGCAATG ATGTATAACCAGCACCCAGAGCAGTATGAGGCTCCTGATAAGGACTTCATGATCGTGGCTCTGGATCTCCTGAGCGGCCTGGCCGAGGGCCTCGGAGGCCACGTTGAGAGACTGGTGGCACGCAGCAACATCATGACCCTCCTTTTCCAGTGCATGCAG GACACTATGCCGGAGGTGAGGCAGAGCTCGTTTGCTCTGTTGGGAGACCTGACCAAGGCCTGCTTCCTTCATGTTAAACCCTGCATCT CTGAGTTCATGCCAATTCTGGGGCTAAACCTGAACCCAGAGTTCATTTCTGTGTGTAATAACGCCACCTGGGCCATCGGTGAGATCTCCATACAGATGG GCTGCAGGCAGGCTAGTGACAGTGTTTGGTGTCTCTACAGGCTCAGGTGA
- the tnpo2a gene encoding transportin-2 isoform X1: MEWQPDEQGLQQVLQLLKDSQSPNTATQRAVQQKLEQLNQFPDFNNYLIFVLTRLKSEDEPTRSLSGLILKNNVKAHYQNFPPTVADFIKQECLGNIGDPSPLIRATIGILITTIASKGELQTWPELLPQLCNLLNSEDYNTCEGSFGALQKICEDSSELLDSDALNRPLNIMIPKFLQFFKHCSPKIRSHAVACVNQFIIGRAQALMDNIDPFIESLFALAADEDSEVRKNVCRALVMLLEVRIDRLIPHMHSIVQYMLQRTQDPDENVALEACEFWLTLAEQPICKEVLSGHLVQLIPILVNGMKYSEIDIILLKGDVEEDEAIPDSEQDIKPRFHKSRTVTLQHEGGEGEEGEDIDDDDDDDDDTLSDWNLRKCSAAALDVLANVFRDELLPHLLPLLKDLLFHPDWVIKESGILVLGAIAEGCVQGMVPYLPELIPHLIQCLCDKKALVRSIACWTLSRYAHWVVSQPPDAYLKPLMTELLKRILDGNKRVQEAACSAFATLEEEACTELVPYLGFILDTLVFAFGKYQHKNLLILYDAIGTLADSVGHHLNQPEYIQKLMPPLIQKWNELKDEDKDLFPLLECLSSVATALQSGFLPYCEPVYQRCVTLVQKTLAQAMMYNQHPEQYEAPDKDFMIVALDLLSGLAEGLGGHVERLVARSNIMTLLFQCMQDTMPEVRQSSFALLGDLTKACFLHVKPCISEFMPILGLNLNPEFISVCNNATWAIGEISIQMGSGDRKQGGDCTGAEMEPYVGLVLNNLVEIINRPNTPKTLLENTAITIGRLGYVCPQEVAPMLPQFIRPWCQSLRNIRDNEEKDSAFRGICLMIGVNPGGVVQDFIFFCDAVASWVNPKEDLRDMFYKILHGFKDQVGEENWQQFCEQFPPQLKERLSACYGV; encoded by the exons aTGGAGTGGCAGCCGGATGAACAAGGACTCCAGCAGGTCCTTCAGCTTCTGAAAGACTCTCAGTCGCCAAACACAGCCACCCAGAGAGCTGTGCAGCAA AAACTAGAACAGCTGAACCAGTTTCCAGACTTCAACAACTATCTCATCTTCGTCTTGACACGACTGAAATCTGAGG ATGAGCCGACACGTTCACTAAGTGGTCTGATTCTGAAGAACAATGTAAAGGCTCACTACCAGAACTTCCCTCCAACAGTGGCAGACTTCATCAAGCAGGAATGTCTGGGCAACATTGGGGACCCCTCTCCCCTCATTCGTGCCACAATTG GTATCCTGATCACGACCATCGCCTCTAAAGGGGAGCTGCAGACGTGGCCCGAGCTGCTGCCTCAGCTCTGCAACCTGCTCAACTCGGAAGATTACAacacctgtgag GGATCATTTGGTGCCCTACAGAAGATATGTGAAGACTCGTCCGAGCTGCTGGACAGTGATGCATTGAACCGGCCTCTAAACATCATGATCCCTAAATTCCTGCAGTTCTTCAAGCACTGTAGTCCCAAGATTAG ATCTCATGCTGTTGCTTGTGTGAACCAGTTTATCATTGGTCGAGCTCAAGCTCTGATGGACAATATTGACCCCTTTATTGAG AGTCTGTTTGCACTGGCTGCAGATGAAGACTCTGAGGTCAGGAAGAACGTTTGTCGAGCACTGGTCATGCTGCTTGAGGTCCGAATCGACCGTCTTATCCCACATATGCATAGCATTGTTCAG TACATGCTACAGCGCACACAGGACCCAGATGAGAATGTGGCTCTGGAGGCTTGTGAGTTTTGGCTCACTCTGGCTGAGCAACCCATCTGTAAAGAAGTTCTGTCTGGACATCTGGTTCA ACTGATTCCTATCCTGGTAAATGGAATGAAATACTCAGAAATCGACATAATCCTGCTGAAG GGCGATGTGGAGGAGGACGAGGCTATTCCGGACAGTGAGCAAGACATTAAGCCACGTTTCCACAAGTCTCGCACAGTCACGCTGCAGCACGAGGGAGGCGAAGGAGAGGAGGGGGAGGACATTGACGACGATGATGACGATGAcgatgacacactgtctgactggAATCTAC GTAAATGCTCAGCTGCAGCACTGGACGTTTTGGCGAATGTGTTCCGGGATGAATTGCTACCCCACCTGCTCCCTCTGCTGAAGGATTTGCTGTTTCACCCTGACTGGGTGATCAAGGAATCTGGCATCCTGGTCCTGGGGGCCATCGCTGAGG GGTGTGTGCAGGGAATGGTTCCCTACCTGCCAGAATTGATTCCTCACCTAATTCAGTGTCTGTGTGATAAGAAAGCCCTGGTGCGCTCCATCGCCTGCTGGACGCTGAGCCGCTATGCTCACTGGGTGGTGAGCCAGCCACCTGATGCCTACCTCAAACCGCTCATGACAGAGCTGCTCAAACGCATTCTTGATGGCAATAAGAGGGTGCAGGAGGCTGCCTGCAG TGCGTTTGCGACTCTGGAGGAGGAGGCTTGCACAGAGCTTGTTCCCTATCTCGGCTTTATTCTGGACACACTGGTCTTTGCTTTTGGGAAATACCAGCACAAAAACCTGCTCATCTTGTATGATGCCATTGGGACACTGGCGGACTCTGTGGGCCATCATCTCAACCAGCCT GAATATATCCAGAAACTGATGCCCCCCCTCATCCAGAAATGGAATGAGCTGAAGGATGAGGACAAGGATCTGTTCCCTTTGTTAGAG TGTCTCTCATCTGTGGCCACGGCTCTGCAGAGTGGCTTCCTGCCCTACTGTGAACCAGTGTATCAGCGCTGCGTCACCCTGGTGCAGAAGACCCTCGCTCAGGCAATG ATGTATAACCAGCACCCAGAGCAGTATGAGGCTCCTGATAAGGACTTCATGATCGTGGCTCTGGATCTCCTGAGCGGCCTGGCCGAGGGCCTCGGAGGCCACGTTGAGAGACTGGTGGCACGCAGCAACATCATGACCCTCCTTTTCCAGTGCATGCAG GACACTATGCCGGAGGTGAGGCAGAGCTCGTTTGCTCTGTTGGGAGACCTGACCAAGGCCTGCTTCCTTCATGTTAAACCCTGCATCT CTGAGTTCATGCCAATTCTGGGGCTAAACCTGAACCCAGAGTTCATTTCTGTGTGTAATAACGCCACCTGGGCCATCGGTGAGATCTCCATACAGATGG GCTCAGGTGACAGGAAGCAGGGAGGTGATTGTACAG GTGCAGAGATGGAGCCATATGTGGGGCTGGTGCTTAACAACCTGGTGGAGATTATAAATAGACCCAATACCCCCAAGACTCTGCTGGAGAACACAG CCATTACGATTGGTCGGCTGGGATACGTTTGTCCTCAGGAGGTGGCACCCATGCTGCCTCAGTTCATACGACCTTG GTGTCAGTCGCTCAGAAACATCAGGGACAACGAGGAGAAAGATTCAGCCTTCAGAGGCATCTGCTTAATGATTGGGGTAAATCCTGGAGGTGTGGTGCAG GACTTCATTTTCTTTTGCGATGCTGTGGCATCTTGGGTGAACCCAAAAGAAGACCTGAGAGACATGTTCTATAAG ATTTTGCATGGCTTTAAGGACCAGGTTGGAGAGGAAAACTGGCAGCAGTTCTGTGAGCAGTTCCCCCCACAGCTGAAGGAGCGGCTGTCGGCCTGCTACGGCGTTTAG